tcagccagctgggagtcttcaagttgctaaggtggGAGACCCCGGACCTACATCAAAGAAATCAGGAGGGTAAACTAAAAGTGACTTTATTTGAGTAATTCATCCCAGCGCAAAATTAAccattaatattggttgtttcctgattgcttatttgaaccctatgacaattattaagtgctgtaccatgatttttgacaaatgcctcttttattttatgtacactgagagcatatgcaccaatgaaaaattaattgcatgtccaatcacacttagcaaataaagaattctattgtaattcttttttaaaaaaatatactttattaatttatacaaaaaggaataaaacagggggaaagggggatgggagtgcagaaaaagaaaagtgggaggggagtggggtaaacagtattgttatatcacagcttatatatattattgtatatacatttcaagtacagtgatccctcgattatcgcgagggttccgttccaagacccctcgcgataatcgatttttcgcgatgtagggttgcggaagtaaaaacaccatctgcgcatgcgcgccctttttcatggccgcgcatgcgcagatggtggagtttgcgtgggcggcggggaagacccagggaaggttccttcagccgcccagcagctgatctgctcggcagcgcagcgaggagccgaatcggggtttcccctttgcgtgggcggcggggaaaccccgatcttcgtctgctcgctgctgctgcggccgcccaacagctgatctgctcggcagcgcagcagcaacgagcagacgaagatcggggtttccccgccgcccacgcaaaggggaaaccccgattcggctcctcgctgcgctgccaagcagatcagctgctgggcggccgaaggaaccttccctgggtcttcctcgctgatgcccccgctcgcccgcccgccgcccgccagcaagagggggagagatagagaaagagagagaaggaaagaaagagatgagagagagaggaagagagtgtgagagaggaagaagcaagatagagaaagagagagagaaagaaagatgagaaaggaaggaagagagtgatgtcatcgggtgggaaaaatcgcgatatagcgtttcgcgaagaacgagatcgcgaaaatcgagggatcactgtatttgtccatatgtaaatatttcgtattcagagttcttatttaaatatcttatagctgtaatatttggtaatccaacagtaatgtgggaaaagaaagggtagaaagggagaaaagggagaaaaaaaaagagagaagaaagaaagaagagagagatagagagaggagaagtagtacctgcaagcaagcaggcgtttggattgtgacgacttagatggattatatttgTGGTTTTTGTTAGTGAAATTTAATcataggttgtaatattagtagatttctaataattatcaaatggattgaactcagacagggattgaatgatttttgatccgatttttggttatacataACTTTATTTTGGTGAATTCTattgtaattctattctatcctaaacCCAACACGCTTTAAATTTGGTGGGACTGTATCTCCTGGAGTTTTACAGCCCATGAGATCAAACTGTGTAGTTTGTTTCTAATGAAGTGTTGAATTTATCGTTAAATGGGAATGAAATAAGACTTGTACAAAGTAAGTGGGGTTTTGCCAGATGCAGTTTTGATCCCCAGTTGAATTAATAATGTTGTAAGTTCTGCTACTTCATTCTTTGGTAACAATCAAATTGTTTTAATGAATATATCTACCCAATTAGGCAGCCAAATTATATCCTTAACTACTCTGTTGTCTCAAGATCCTCTTAAGATTTATCATCTGAAATAGACTTGGGGTTATTTACTGCAGTTTGTCAATTCCAtccccctttttctcccccctattgttggtttttaaaaaattattgtcaacattttggatttaaaaagaaaatgtgttGAGCATATAGAAGGCGAGGTTTACTGGCTTTTTTAGCAGAAGATAGGATCCAAAGTTTTGCAATCAAATAGTAGTAGTTAGAAAGAACAGGTTGAAAGAAAAGCATTGGTTGTTACCAGTGGtggggttcaatttttttttattactggttctgtgggcgtggtttggtgggcaaggtgtggcttggtggccgtTGCAGCTCTATCTGTTTGGGATGTGCGTCACATCTCAACTTTTTTTTAACTCtacgtgattgaaacatttaaatatggtaaagggttaaataagattcaggagggaagtgtttttaataggaaagtgaacacaagaaaaaagggggcacaatctgtggttagttggggggaaagatcagaagcagcgtgagaaaaatattatttgactgaaagagtggtagatgcttggaacaaacttccagcagacgtggttggtaaatccacagtcgctgaatttaaacatgcctgggataaacatagatccatcctaagataaaatacaggaaatagtataagggcagactagatggaccatgagttctttttctgccgtcaatcttctatgtttctatgtttttatacccTGTGattagagattctcagtcatctaggtcagtgtttcccaaccttggcaacttgaagctatctggacttcaactcccagaattccccagccataggatgggaatggagatttggtaatatccttcccctggagtggggagcgaatggagattttgcaggatccttcccctgaatttgggtgggaattgagattttgcaggatccttccctctggagtgggatggaaatggaggttttgcaggatccttcccctgaatttgggtgggaatggagattttgcagtattcttcccatGCAGTGtggttggaatggagattttgcagtatccttcccctgccacgcccatcaagccatgccgcACCCACCAAGCTACgaccatagaactggtagtaaaaaaaatcctggatttcaccactgacctTCCTTAACAGATCTATTCAACTTTGATCTCTGTTGAACAGGGATCCTTGCTGAGCAGTTTGTCCCCGATGGACCCCACCTATATCTCTACAGCGGGCAGCCACACAGTTGGGTGAAGCTGATGAACTGGCAACATTCCACCATGTATTTATTCTTTTTGATCTCTGGAGTAGTGGACATAGTCACCCATTCCTCAACTTTAATGCCTGTCGGGATGGACCGCTTCATGCTGGGCATTGCACTCTTTGTGGAAGGTAGGCACAAACAGAGAGGCAgtaagtacaggtagttctcaacttacaacagttcatttagtgaccatccaaagttataatggcacggGGGGGGAGTGACTTACAAGAGTTTTTTAAACTTGTAACCTTTGTAGCATCCTTACAATCATGTGATCAACtactcacactacttaccacagcttacaaaacttttgccagacccatcctcgaatacagctcatctgtttggaaaccatatcgcatctcagacattaacacccttgaaaatgtccaaagatacttcaccagaagagtccttcactcctccactcgaaatagaataccctacgagactagactttcaaccctgggcctagaaagtttagaactaagacgccttaaacaagatctaagtattgcccacaagatcatatgctgcaaggtcctgcctgtcggcgactacttcagctgcatccacaacaacacaagagcacacaacagatttaaacttaatattaaccgctccaaacttgactgtaaaaaatatgacttcagtaaccgagttgtcgaagcgtggaactcattaccggactccatagtgtcatccccaaacccccaacactttacccttagattatctacggttgacctatccagattcctaagaggtcagtaaggggcgagtacaagtgcactagagtgccttccatcccctgtcctattgctctcctatatctcctatacctttcttctattcctatatctcttcttctattctttcattgatatgacaatttgctttgcgtttcccatgctCGCCTTCCTGGGccgcccccccgcctcaggctgggtagctaggtgaacgggtgctgccagaagcataaatgctgccagcgctgcttccacccacgccttctgcttgcacctcaggtgggaagtggccgtgtgaggctggaggggagccgggaaggagagagggaagctcatccgaggccaggaaggaggaaagaggaaaaaagcaaggagcacagatgcagcagcagcagggaaaaaaaagaagagccgagccgagcccagtaatccaggaagtgagagccgccaatcagctggagctgcacaggcatcttcatttccaccggtggaactgcattccaccccgtcctgcctgctgcctacccctgcttACAACACTCCTTAATTGAAAAACGttagtctattcatttctgcacattctaatattacCTTCTAATATCTGATCTTTCCTAACATATCTTATTATTTGAATATTGAAAttgaattagggtttttaaattaacttaaatattagatttgtttatattgtcttattattgttgttagccgccccgagtctaaggagaggggcggcatataaatctgataaataaataagtaagtaagtgagtgagtgagtgagtgagtgagtgaatgaatgaatgaataaataaataaataaataaataaataatgtggcatcccTTGATTATTTTGAAGCACGCTGAGAATCTCAACCTTGGGCTTCTCTTGAATAAAACAACAGAAGCTGATCCAAATATGAGATTAAGATGCCTGGCAGCCCTCACCTTAATTTCACCCAGTGGTTTTGTCCCTACATCAGGATTAGAACTCGGTTTCTGATCTCTCACACTTTAATATTGCTTATTTAAATTTCACTCAACAGCTTGTAGTTTTCTGGGAGTGGAGGAAAGATATAGATTCACTGCCCCATTGGAGCTGGTCCAGGCTAAATTGAATTTCACTGAAATCATcatcggagtcctcggagaggggcggcatacaaatctaaataataaataaatcataaataaataaataataaatcatcaATACATAGGATTGATAGGGGTGGCTTAAATAGGATCGGTCTGTCCCATTCTTTCTGAAATTTCTGGTCATTCCCCTGTACTCAAGTCTTTGCCTTGAGGGTCATATTTTGGGTGGAACAGGATAAACTTGTAGTGCAACTCAGTTTATTGATGGTTGGCTATTTTGTGGTTGGTTCTTTTTACCACCTTGCTAAACTGTCCACAAAGAGGGCTTTGACTGTTTTTAAAAGCTAGAGGATATGTTTAtacctttaaaaacaaacaaacatggaagGCAGTTTTGCTTATAAAGCTCAGAACATAATCAAGAATAGGTTACTGTTATTCTCAGCTGGGAGAATAGAAAGGCCATAAGCAGTGATCAATTCAAGGTAGTTCAAAAGACAACAGCAAACCACTTGtaaattttatgtatttatttatacataacacacacacacacatctacaaATCTATCTGTACACACACATTTACACAcactgtcaagccggtgcagaagttggtgataaattaacagcttgcacataatcggagaggggcggcatgcaaatctaaataataataataataataataataataataataataataataataataataatttattattattatgtcagtacaacacagcaaacaagatcactatgctggatttcgtatttcatttcgtattattattattattattattattattattattattattattattattactattatccttcgttcctccctccatttctccttccttctttcctccctccatttctccttccttccttccttccttccttccttccttccttccttccttccttccaacctctgcgggccggtcacagacagcgggcaggccaAATCCGGCCCCTGGgtcgcactttgcccaggtctgatatAGAGCatccttattttcttccttttccactttttcttctgcactttttcttttctttttttttctcctttatgtatttatttattacttttatttattacttagatttgtagttttgttttgtttttaaatatattggaaatTGTAATCTTTGGTGAAATTTCTATTAAAAATGTTAAGGTTTTTCTTGAAAACAATCGTTGTTTTGAACAACTTCTGCATTTTAATAGGTTTCCTCTTTAAATACCATGTCAACCAACGGCCAATGCTTGATCAACACATCCATTCCCTGCTCCTGACAGCCATCTTTCTTGGTGTTGCCACCTGCTTTGTACAAGTCTTTGTGCATGACAACATGATTTTGGACTTATTTGCAGTCTGCCTGGCCCTCTTGCAAGGAACCTGGTTATGGCAGGTGGGTTATCGTTTCTGTTTTCTCATTAAATTAGCTTACTGCTGCCATGACCATGGCCAAGGAGCTAAGGTTCAAGGCAACTCATGGGAACCCCCCTTTGAATCTACTCTATAAGGTGTGGGGCAGCTTAGGACAGATCTGAAGAGGACGTCCAGGGCCATGTCCTCAGGCAAGGGACCAAGGACCACATGGAGTGCAGCAATTGATGGTTACTGGCCAAAAGGTTAAGTGTTAGCACCTTGGTGAACAAACAGAGGttcaggcggtaaggaaagcaagtacaatgcttggctgcaaagctagaggtataacaagcaggaagagggagattgtgatctcactgtatagagcgctggcaagagcccatttggaagactgtgttcagttctggggacctcaccagATATGGAtcaaagatatggatcaaattgaacgggtccaaagacggactacaaaatggtggaaggtcttaagcctaaaacgtatcaggaaagacttcatgaactcaatctgtagagtctggaggacagaaggaaaaggggggacatgatcgaaacatttaaatatgttaaagggttcaatgaggttcaggagggaagtgtttttaataggaaagtgaacacaagaacaaggggacacaatctgaggttagttgggggaaagattagaagtaacttaagataatattattttactgaaagagtgtagatgcttggaacaaatttccagcagacgtggttggtaaatccacagtaactgaatttaaacatgcctgggaaaaacatatatccattctaagataaaataaaagaaatagtagaagggcagactagatggaccatgaggtgtttttctgccgtcaatcttctgtgtttctatacaGTAGACCAGCTCTAATGCATTGGTGCCAATGGCATTATTTGTGGTTGTGGTTTTTATCTCTTAATTGTTAAAATATTATGTACAGGTATATACATGTACGGCCATTATGAACTAATTTGAGCATTGACAATTAGGTAATTCAGAGTTCCAAAGGAGTAACTTAATTCTAGGTCTGTTTAAACACTAAGCCTCACTGGCCTCAAATCTCTTTATTAGAGTATTTCGAGAATTTGGACATTTGTTGGAAAAGAGAAGTATGGGGTAAACATATAATTGAGTAAGGtgaagatcagtgatggcgaacctatggcacgggtgccacaggtggcacgtggagccatatctactggcatgtgagctgttgccctagctcagcctcaacgtgcatatgtgtgcctgccagctaatttttgacatgcacagaggctctgggagggtgtttttggcttccagagagcctccagggggatgggggaaggcatttttaaccTCCCCAGCTCcacagaagcctttggagcatggggagggcgaaacacaagcctaccagGCCCCCCAGAAGTttagaaacaggccgttttcatGCTCCAgtgtaggggtctccaaccttggtgactttaagacttgtggacttcaactcccagaattcctcggcctgcaagtcttaaagtcttactccacaagtcttaaagtcgccaaggttggagacccctgctccagagggcctctgcgggggtgggggaagctgtttttgccctccccatgaagttaattatgggtgtgggcactcgcgcatgcatgatagcatgcatgcatgctctttcgctATCAATGGGGTAGATGAATTACAGCttctaaaataaatgtttgccacCCGTGCTTTACCCaaatgctctttttttaaaaaaaaaatccagataggTTTTGTCTTGTATCCACCATGGGGAGGACCAGAATGGGATCTGAATGACCACAGCAACATGATGTTCATCACTATGTGCTTCTGCTGGCATTTGGGCCTTGCAATCTTCATTACGGCCGTGAATTATTCCCTGATCTATTGGTAAGTTTTCTAGAATCATACATTCCCGATCAAAATTATGTCCTTGAATAAAGGGGTTTGCAGAGACTTGCTATGGAATAAAAGAATATGTGAAAGAATACAAGGAACTTTGCTTCCCTTGGTGGTTGTCCAGTGACAGCATGGTGTCTCAATTTAACAAGTTATTGAGATCATCTTGTAGAAACACaggaatattttatttgtttgttttttaatttgtttgtttatttatttgtttgtttattcctttattcattcactttttcatttattcatttatttatttatttatttacttacttacttacttacttactttacttacttacttacttactttacttacttacttactttacttacttactttacttactttacttacttatttacttacttatttactttacttacttacttactttacttacttacttactttacttacttacttactttacttactttacttacttacttacttactttacttacttacttactttacttacttacttacttatttacttacttacttacttactttacttacttactttacttactttacttacttactttacttatttacttactttacttactttacttactttacttacttacttacttacttacttactttacttacttactttacttacttacttactttacttactttacttacttactttacttactttacttacttactttacttacttacttacttacttacttactttacttacttacttactttacttactttacttacttacttacttacttacttacttgacttCTAGGCTGCCCAATTCCGAAggcctcagggcggcttacaaaataataatacaataaaaaagatacaaaacaataagAGAAGTCAacataatatctaaaactaaaacgtatattcggagaggggcggcatacaaatctaataaactataactataactatttattataaaaagacataatcacatacatacacaccattcatacagttggccACAAATGATGTataatttatggcccccaggcctgccggcagagccaggtctttgtggtcttatggaaggccagtagggtgggagtcagggggtagttggttccatagagctggggcagccacagagaagaccctcccccatggtctggccaacctgcattgcttagtcgacgggacctggagaaggcaacactgtgtgtgttcttattggtctctgggaggtgtgtggcaagaggcggtcctgtAGAATAAGTTGTTTCgactggggtctccaaccttagcaaatttaagactggtggacttcagctcccagagttcCGCAGCCAGCTTttctgaagtccactagtcttaaagctgccaaggttgaaaagCCCTGGTTTAGACCAAGAAACCAAGCTGCAAACATTTATTATACTAAACCATGGTTTGCTCAATTCTTAGTTACTGAATAAATCAAGTGTTTCAGGTTCACCCAACATTCTAAGCCAAAGCCATACTCTATAAAACAGggggtccaaccttggcaaactaGTTAAGATTTGTGGACCAACTTCATTTTTTTgatgatgaaaaaagtaaggctctacatttaggcaagaaaaacaaaatgcacaggtgcagtatatgtggtgccttgctcaatagtagtaactctgagagggaccttggagtcctagtggacaatcacttaaaaatgagccagcggtgtgcagcagctgtcaatAAAGCCAacgcagttctaggctgcataaaccagtgtttcccaaccttggcaacttgaagatatttggactgcaactcccagaattccccagccagcaaatgctggctggggaattctgggagttgaagtccagatatcttcaagttgccaaggttgggaaacactggcataaacagaggaatagagttgtaatcataggttcataggcactgaacattggaatggaatattgctgaagggtgatgttttagcctaatgggtgctgtataaaccttattcttcctctatcaaaaggcagcaaagtccaggctgagtaagcaagttgcagaatccatgatcacgtggaaaataattaacttgatatcaGCATGAAGAAAATGTATAGCTAACtttcatataaggaaatatatgccttgctctcattcctttgctaatcaccagtaaacacacaatccaggaaaaggcaaagaatggagcttctgTTAATTATCtgtagggaagtcacgaggaggttatttatttatttatttatttatttatttatttatttatttatttatttatttattggatttgtatgccgcccctctccagagactcggggcggctaacagcgacaataaaacagtgtacaatagtaatttggtattgatgattaaaaatcaattaatataaaaaccaaacatacatacatacatacataccatgcatagaattgtaaagacctagggggaaagaggatctcaattcccccatgcctggtggcagaggtgggttttaagttgtttattttattttattaatagagttgaaagggaccgttaggtcattgagtccaaccccctgcctgagcaggaaaccctacagcaccccagccaaatggaagtccaatctcctcttgaaggtgtccagagttggggagttcaccacctcccctggcaggcagtttacgaaaggcaaggagggtgggggccgttctaatctctggggggagttggttccagagggctggggccgccacagagaaggctcttcccctgggtcccgccaggcgacattgcttagttgacgggacccggagaagatccactctgtgggacctaactggtcgctgggattcatgcagcagaaggcggtccctgaggtaatctggtccggtgccatgaagggctttataggtcataaccaacactttgaattgtgaccggaaactgatcggcaaccaatgcagactgcggagtgttggtgtaacatgggcatatttgggaaagcccatgattgctctcgcagctgcattctgcacggttgCCTTATacaggttgccttatacagcgcatgactgaatggtagttggaggatggcttaatgtatgtggcattTGCGAATTGGTTATtgtgtaccacatgtcaggaaaagtgaaatgcaataaaaggagagatcttgattcaatcaaggtcgtctcattgagaaagttttctccgttgcttcattttgatgtggcaattatggcatagaggtcgacccactgggggagggctatttgccttcagaatagactcaagatcacatgaaaggtaaataccactctataatgccttcGTAAGGCCATACTTCGCTCCTGAAGCAATGAGAAAAGAAACCTTCTTGAAagctacaaaaaagaaaataggtcACAGTTCAGCCAACTTCAGGATTGAACAGTTCCTCATTCTTGTAGGACAAGCACCCTGGTTGTTTGCAGAAGGAGTTTGAAAGTGGAAAGCTTCCCCTAGTTTCCTTTCTCCCAAATGGCCTCATCAGCTGAACACAGGaatgggttctgacttacctcgctgccggtttgcttccccAAGCATCACATGGGGGGCAGGCGTGCTTTGCACGTGGGGGGGGGTGCACTTTGCAGGGGCAGGTGCGCACATGTGCAGAGCTACAAACCCAAAACAGCTTCTGCATGTGTACAAAAGTGAGAAGCAAGATAGCACCGCCCAGTAAAGGGAAGCCATtcgcggccctactggaatgctcgggagggggggggcgtggggggggggcgcGCACACCTTTcaatttcctgtgcatgcacagagtcaTGGGCTGAATCTGTCCCTCCCAGGAACCACCacgggaagaaatcctgcagcaAGGAAAGGATTTTTTACCCCACTGGCAGCTCCTGGTTGGGATGTACTGCCGCCACCGCCACGCAGGACCCAGCCCCGTGGCTGCTGACTggctaccagtgttccctctaattttttggggggggtgggcggaaaagtatagtgtctgagcggcagtcccttcgggactgggcggcacagaaatattaaatagatagatagatagatagatagatagatagatagatagatagatagatagatagatagatagatagatagatagatagataaacaaacagacaaacaaacagacaaacagacaaacagacaaacagacaaataaacaaataaacaaataaacaaacaaacaaataaacaaacaagcaaaaaacccactgttttgcctcagagaatttcaaaataaaatactgtactgtgtgtctataacagtgagctcataatagggcaactctatcaatatcaaaatgccactgaaatagttgagctagtttcaaactagattttgattttctttctctcttccttactcccattctttttctttctcttttccttcctctcttttttctatctgtttctctctcttcctctcttcctctctccctccttccctctcactctttccctctcggcttctgggcaggtttggaaaactctgagttgatgatgatttttaagtgagcgattgctcactgctcagcttagagggaactatgctggctACATGGGCAGAGGCGCATCAGTTAGTCACAGGTGTCTTCCTTCTGGTGCCCCGGGGAGTGGGACTAACCGGGGCGCCTCTGTCGATGCAGCTAGCTGGCAGCCACGAGGCTGGGTCCTGTGTGGCGGTGGCAATGGTCCCTCCTGCCCGGGAGCCACCAG
The nucleotide sequence above comes from Erythrolamprus reginae isolate rEryReg1 chromosome 12, rEryReg1.hap1, whole genome shotgun sequence. Encoded proteins:
- the TMEM45B gene encoding transmembrane protein 45B — its product is MANLKGHILPGSFFILFGLWWSVKYSLKHISRTPKKNNHVQWNFKQVEVIEGAVKVAFTLIGILAEQFVPDGPHLYLYSGQPHSWVKLMNWQHSTMYLFFLISGVVDIVTHSSTLMPVGMDRFMLGIALFVEGFLFKYHVNQRPMLDQHIHSLLLTAIFLGVATCFVQVFVHDNMILDLFAVCLALLQGTWLWQIGFVLYPPWGGPEWDLNDHSNMMFITMCFCWHLGLAIFITAVNYSLIYCYFRNSKRIQKQITIGLDTRKQKDAHVPLINESDEE